One region of Bacillota bacterium genomic DNA includes:
- a CDS encoding YigZ family protein, whose amino-acid sequence MVKRTVRKAGYREVIIKKSRFIAHVLPVTTEEDALAFIEKIRKEHATATHNVYAYIVTEPQRTQRFSDDGEPSGTAGRPIMELITELELVDLVVVVTRYFGGILLGAGGLVRAYRQSALEGIKEAGMDLQVPCSIFRNVVNYGHWGKVQNLLAEYPVKVLDTTYGAAVELRLAVSAESAAAVTKKLLDVTNGEIQLEEEDMTYLFMEELRPRE is encoded by the coding sequence GTGGTGAAACGTACTGTTCGAAAGGCTGGCTATCGCGAGGTCATCATCAAGAAATCTCGTTTCATTGCCCATGTTTTGCCCGTGACCACCGAGGAAGACGCCCTAGCTTTTATTGAGAAGATCCGTAAGGAGCATGCCACCGCCACTCACAATGTCTACGCCTATATCGTTACTGAGCCCCAACGGACACAACGCTTCAGCGATGATGGAGAACCCTCTGGCACCGCCGGCCGGCCGATTATGGAACTAATCACCGAATTGGAGCTAGTGGATCTGGTGGTGGTGGTTACCCGGTATTTTGGTGGCATCTTGCTGGGGGCCGGTGGCCTTGTGCGGGCCTACCGCCAGTCGGCCTTGGAGGGAATCAAGGAAGCGGGCATGGATTTGCAGGTTCCCTGTAGTATCTTCAGGAATGTGGTGAATTACGGCCATTGGGGCAAGGTTCAGAATCTGTTGGCGGAGTATCCAGTGAAGGTGCTGGACACCACTTACGGTGCAGCGGTGGAGCTGCGTTTGGCCGTTTCCGCCGAGTCAGCAGCCGCTGTAACCAAGAAGTTATTGGATGTGACCAATGGCGAAATCCAGCTGGAAGAGGAAGATATGACTTACTTGTTCATGGAAGAGTTAAGACCCCGGGAATGA
- a CDS encoding Ger(x)C family spore germination protein — protein sequence MIRKVRSSRGLILLVLLFFLTGCWNRREIETLGFVLAVGLDKAPEEGKIMVTVHIAKPFAIAGPSVVDERPFWIISSSGYTVFEAVRNLLALSPRQPFWAHTRSLVVGEELAREGIGSILDFFFRDGETRADVHVVIAKGNKASELLEAEWEQTRMPSEGALGIMRNSWARLGTTVDTELLDFIEMLETPGVEPVAVREDLLDLPPEGENLVGELRREAISKSARISGAAVFNGDRLVGWLGPKQTRGLNWIRGKVRGTVLVFEQPNLPGQQMTVEVLRASSKIKPMVTDGRPHVIVEIFAEGNLGELQGYTDPISQTELWASFERRFAEVIRNEAESAIDAAKELKADIFGFGTAFYRNMCCQWERMEDNWPEIFSELDVYIDVRADLRRSGQVARRFLGI from the coding sequence ATGATCAGAAAGGTACGCAGCAGCAGAGGCCTCATACTCCTTGTCCTCTTGTTCTTCCTCACCGGCTGTTGGAACCGGCGGGAGATTGAAACTTTGGGCTTTGTGCTGGCGGTAGGTCTGGACAAGGCCCCGGAGGAGGGGAAGATCATGGTGACCGTCCATATTGCCAAGCCCTTTGCCATCGCGGGCCCCTCTGTGGTAGATGAGCGTCCCTTCTGGATCATATCCAGCAGCGGTTACACCGTATTTGAAGCCGTTCGCAACCTGCTGGCCCTATCACCGCGTCAACCCTTCTGGGCCCACACCCGTTCCCTCGTAGTGGGTGAGGAGTTGGCACGGGAAGGTATCGGGTCCATTCTGGACTTTTTCTTCCGGGACGGGGAAACCAGGGCTGACGTCCATGTGGTGATAGCCAAGGGAAATAAGGCTTCGGAGCTTTTGGAGGCGGAGTGGGAACAGACCCGAATGCCTTCGGAAGGGGCTTTGGGGATTATGCGGAACTCCTGGGCCCGGTTGGGAACTACGGTGGACACGGAATTGTTGGACTTCATTGAAATGTTGGAGACGCCCGGTGTTGAGCCGGTGGCAGTGCGGGAGGACTTGCTGGATCTGCCACCAGAGGGGGAAAACTTGGTGGGGGAATTGCGAAGGGAGGCCATCTCTAAAAGTGCCCGCATCTCCGGTGCCGCAGTCTTCAACGGGGATCGTTTAGTGGGCTGGTTGGGGCCCAAACAGACCCGGGGGCTCAATTGGATCCGTGGTAAAGTGCGGGGGACCGTCCTTGTTTTTGAACAACCAAACCTGCCTGGACAGCAGATGACTGTCGAAGTGTTACGGGCCAGCAGCAAGATTAAACCCATGGTGACCGATGGTCGTCCCCATGTGATCGTGGAGATCTTCGCGGAGGGGAATCTAGGTGAATTACAGGGTTATACGGACCCCATTTCCCAGACTGAACTGTGGGCCAGCTTTGAGCGACGGTTTGCAGAGGTGATCCGGAACGAGGCGGAATCGGCCATTGATGCGGCCAAAGAGCTAAAGGCTGACATTTTCGGATTTGGGACTGCGTTTTATCGGAATATGTGTTGCCAATGGGAGCGGATGGAGGATAACTGGCCCGAGATCTTCTCAGAGCTTGATGTGTACATTGACGTTCGGGCGGATCTGCGACGTTCCGGTCAGGTTGCACGTCGGTTCCTGGGGATATGA
- a CDS encoding endospore germination permease, which produces MQLERGRISGRQLMTIIVLGRIVAITVSFPLITGLKPVQDGWLAALISVVLATGFGLWVVKLGNCFRDKTIVEYAIECLGPLFGRIVGLVLLSYVMWDIVMAARFLGDSLTVAIMPETPMVVFIIVTMALAANAARCGLEVFGRMAENSFFVIVVFLVLIWVLPYSQMDFQRLKPVLSQGPKWLLKPSISAFSFFTEVIVVGQVLPYLNRREEALKYTLLGIWISGVILVTFAIIIAAVFGATANSLTMPPYSLTRLISIGDFIERVEAMSMGVWLLSSGINLAALLWAFAIGLAQLCNLESYRFLIYPTAALAVPLSLGVFQSIVELERFVEFDLWGYYSIAMVLAIMVPLTLGRMIHVLRRKLR; this is translated from the coding sequence ATGCAGTTGGAACGGGGACGCATCTCAGGACGACAACTGATGACCATAATTGTTTTAGGCCGGATCGTGGCCATCACCGTTAGCTTTCCCTTGATCACCGGGCTTAAGCCAGTGCAGGATGGGTGGCTGGCTGCTTTGATCAGTGTGGTGCTGGCCACAGGCTTTGGTCTTTGGGTGGTAAAGCTGGGCAACTGTTTCCGGGACAAGACTATTGTGGAGTATGCTATCGAATGCTTGGGACCCTTATTTGGAAGAATTGTGGGCCTGGTCCTCCTCAGTTATGTGATGTGGGACATTGTGATGGCGGCCCGGTTCTTGGGGGACTCTTTGACGGTGGCCATTATGCCTGAAACACCGATGGTGGTGTTTATCATTGTGACCATGGCGTTAGCGGCCAATGCGGCCCGGTGTGGACTGGAGGTCTTTGGGCGCATGGCGGAAAACAGTTTCTTTGTAATTGTTGTATTCTTAGTCCTAATCTGGGTTCTGCCCTATTCACAAATGGATTTCCAAAGGCTTAAGCCGGTCCTCTCCCAAGGTCCTAAATGGCTGCTCAAACCCAGCATCAGTGCTTTTTCCTTCTTTACGGAAGTAATCGTGGTGGGTCAAGTGTTGCCCTATTTGAACCGGCGGGAGGAGGCCCTTAAGTATACCCTACTGGGTATCTGGATCAGCGGAGTGATCCTTGTAACCTTTGCGATCATCATTGCCGCCGTTTTCGGAGCTACTGCCAATAGCTTAACCATGCCACCGTACAGTCTCACCCGCTTGATCAGCATCGGGGACTTCATCGAACGGGTGGAGGCCATGTCCATGGGGGTGTGGTTGCTCAGTAGCGGTATCAATCTGGCGGCTTTGTTATGGGCTTTTGCTATTGGTCTTGCCCAGCTTTGCAACCTGGAAAGCTATCGCTTCTTGATCTATCCGACCGCGGCCTTAGCGGTCCCCTTGAGTTTGGGAGTCTTTCAGAGCATTGTGGAACTGGAACGATTCGTAGAATTTGACTTGTGGGGTTATTACTCCATTGCGATGGTGCTAGCCATCATGGTGCCCTTAACATTAGGTCGGATGATCCACGTACTAAGGAGGAAACTTAGATGA
- a CDS encoding spore germination protein, with product MGKLKKMLSGFFRKKEKGTEGEADERGWDRPLERSLKANESTIRNAFGNSGDLVIRYLRLGVVPQQEVLISYIDGLVDTSLVSKAVVAGILNSAQKPGSYSSTVELLEQNMLLSGQVNRSSQVMEVLDALSVGHCVVLVEGYNTALLCDVRGAEHRSLEEPTTEVVVRGSKEGFTETLRVNTSILRRRIGSPRLWFEEMVVGRISKTRVTIAYIKGLASEKLVEEVRRRIEGVEVDSINESGQLEEYIEDAPLSPFPTIMRTERPDRVTGALKEGRIAVLTDGTPFVLVLPATFTMFLTATEDYYERFMVGSTLRFLRFVTFFISLIFPSVYVAITTFHQEMLPTPLVLAIAAQREGVPFPAVAEALLMEVAFEILREAGVRLPMVIGPAISIVGVLILGQAAVEASLVSSAMIIVVAVTAIASFATPVYSLGISVRLLRFPLIILASTLGLFGVFAGLFMLLIHLCALRSFGVPYLEPLAPVVTSDLKDALIRSPWWKLDTRPELIWVQEPRTQEGSQKPRPPKRRRVWRRK from the coding sequence TTGGGTAAGCTAAAGAAGATGCTCAGTGGGTTCTTTAGAAAGAAGGAAAAGGGTACCGAAGGAGAGGCCGACGAAAGGGGCTGGGATCGCCCCTTGGAGCGAAGCTTAAAAGCCAATGAAAGCACCATTAGGAACGCCTTTGGAAATAGTGGAGATTTGGTCATTCGGTACTTACGTCTTGGTGTTGTCCCCCAACAGGAGGTTCTGATTAGCTACATCGACGGTTTGGTAGACACAAGTCTCGTCAGCAAGGCCGTGGTGGCAGGGATCCTGAATTCTGCCCAGAAACCCGGTTCCTATAGTTCCACCGTGGAGTTATTGGAGCAAAACATGCTCTTGTCCGGCCAGGTCAACCGCAGCTCCCAGGTGATGGAGGTATTAGACGCCCTTAGTGTGGGTCACTGTGTGGTTCTGGTGGAAGGGTATAACACGGCTCTCCTGTGTGATGTGCGGGGGGCGGAGCATCGGTCCTTGGAGGAACCTACCACCGAAGTGGTGGTGCGGGGTTCAAAGGAAGGGTTTACCGAGACCCTGCGGGTCAATACATCGATCTTAAGGCGCAGGATTGGTTCTCCCCGCCTTTGGTTCGAGGAGATGGTGGTGGGCCGGATCTCCAAGACCCGGGTGACAATTGCCTATATCAAAGGCCTGGCCAGCGAAAAACTGGTGGAAGAGGTGCGGCGGCGTATCGAAGGAGTTGAAGTGGACAGTATCAATGAAAGTGGCCAATTGGAAGAATATATTGAAGATGCGCCCCTATCCCCATTTCCTACGATCATGAGGACGGAACGGCCGGACCGGGTTACCGGTGCTCTCAAGGAAGGGCGTATTGCGGTGCTTACCGATGGCACGCCCTTTGTCCTCGTTTTGCCGGCCACCTTTACCATGTTCCTCACCGCCACCGAAGATTATTACGAGCGCTTCATGGTGGGATCGACCTTGCGTTTCTTGCGCTTTGTCACCTTCTTCATCTCTTTGATTTTCCCCTCGGTTTACGTGGCCATCACCACCTTTCATCAGGAGATGCTGCCCACTCCCTTGGTGCTGGCCATCGCGGCCCAAAGGGAGGGGGTGCCCTTTCCCGCGGTGGCGGAGGCTTTGTTGATGGAGGTGGCCTTCGAGATCCTCCGGGAGGCCGGTGTCCGTTTACCCATGGTGATTGGACCGGCCATTAGTATCGTAGGTGTGTTAATCTTGGGCCAAGCCGCGGTGGAAGCAAGCCTTGTTTCCTCCGCGATGATCATTGTGGTGGCGGTGACCGCGATCGCCTCCTTTGCCACGCCTGTGTACAGTCTAGGAATTAGTGTACGGCTTCTCCGTTTTCCCTTGATCATTCTGGCCAGTACCTTGGGCCTTTTTGGTGTCTTTGCCGGACTTTTCATGTTACTCATTCACCTGTGTGCCCTCAGATCCTTCGGGGTACCCTATCTGGAACCCCTGGCCCCGGTGGTGACTTCAGACCTCAAAGATGCCCTCATCCGTTCCCCCTGGTGGAAGCTGGATACCCGGCCAGAACTGATTTGGGTCCAAGAACCTCGGACCCAGGAAGGTTCGCAGAAGCCAAGACCGCCGAAACGTAGAAGGGTCTGGAGGAGGAAATAA
- a CDS encoding D-glycerate dehydrogenase: MQKPKVLVTRRIPQPGLDMLYEHCEVELNEEERVLTKEEIVERIKDKDGMLCLLTDEIDDEILGAAPNLRGVANYAVGFNNIDVAAATKRKIPVTNTPGVLTETTADFAWALLMAAARRVVESDRFTREGKYTGWGPSLFLGVDVYGKTLGLVGLGRIGKAVAKRAYGFDMKVLYYDLHRLSPEEEKALNLTYVSLPELLQTSDFVSLHVPLTPDTRHLIGKQELAMMKKTAVLVNTARGPVVDEAALVEALRNGEIFAAGLDVYEDEPELAPGLAELDNVVVAPHIASASVETRTKMATMAAENLIAMLQGKRPPNIVNPEVYDV; the protein is encoded by the coding sequence ATGCAAAAACCAAAGGTTTTGGTAACGCGCAGGATCCCTCAACCGGGGCTGGATATGCTCTATGAACATTGCGAAGTGGAGCTCAATGAAGAAGAGCGGGTCCTCACCAAAGAGGAGATCGTAGAGAGAATTAAGGATAAAGACGGAATGTTGTGTCTGCTCACCGACGAGATCGACGATGAGATCCTGGGCGCAGCCCCCAATCTGCGGGGTGTAGCCAATTACGCGGTGGGCTTTAACAACATCGATGTGGCCGCTGCGACAAAACGCAAGATTCCTGTTACCAATACCCCCGGTGTCTTGACCGAGACCACCGCGGATTTTGCCTGGGCCCTGTTGATGGCTGCTGCTCGGCGGGTGGTAGAGTCGGATCGCTTCACCCGGGAAGGGAAGTATACCGGTTGGGGCCCCAGCCTGTTTTTGGGCGTGGATGTCTATGGCAAGACCCTGGGACTGGTGGGGCTAGGCCGCATCGGCAAAGCCGTGGCCAAAAGGGCTTACGGCTTCGATATGAAGGTCCTCTATTACGACCTTCACCGTTTGTCGCCGGAAGAGGAAAAGGCTCTCAACCTTACCTACGTATCCCTACCAGAGCTGCTTCAGACTAGTGATTTCGTTTCCCTCCATGTGCCCCTGACACCGGATACCCGGCATCTGATCGGTAAACAGGAACTGGCCATGATGAAGAAGACCGCCGTCTTAGTGAATACGGCCCGGGGACCCGTGGTGGACGAGGCGGCCCTGGTGGAAGCCCTGCGGAATGGTGAGATTTTTGCTGCGGGTCTCGATGTCTATGAGGATGAACCGGAGTTGGCTCCGGGTCTGGCAGAACTGGACAACGTGGTGGTGGCTCCCCACATTGCCAGTGCCAGTGTGGAGACCCGCACCAAAATGGCCACCATGGCCGCAGAAAACCTAATCGCCATGCTCCAGGGGAAACGCCCACCTAATATAGTAAATCCCGAAGTGTATGATGTCTAA
- a CDS encoding DeoR/GlpR transcriptional regulator: protein MLASERRKQISRIILETRAVTVLDLAQRFQVATETIRRDLKKLEAEGVLKRTHGGAIIEESTNVLPFAQRNQQNIEEKRQIAARAAQLVKDGQTLILDNGTTTMELARALVNKKDITVVTNSLVIARELAYAPGVTVEVVGGVLRKAELSLVGPTAKQFIERIRVDWTFLAAAGVTVDHGPAVSNNLEAEIKTLMAEAAAQTVLLVDSSKLGKPAMVSYLPLEKLDMIITDSKANREVLTAFQEKGVKVLQGNPVS, encoded by the coding sequence ATGCTGGCCAGTGAACGCAGGAAACAGATCAGTAGGATTATCCTGGAGACTAGGGCTGTAACGGTGCTGGATTTGGCCCAAAGGTTTCAAGTGGCAACGGAAACCATCCGACGGGATCTCAAGAAGCTGGAAGCCGAGGGCGTACTGAAACGTACCCACGGGGGGGCAATCATTGAGGAGTCCACCAATGTATTACCTTTCGCCCAAAGGAATCAACAGAATATCGAGGAAAAGAGACAGATTGCCGCCCGAGCAGCCCAGTTAGTCAAGGATGGTCAAACCCTGATCTTAGACAATGGTACCACTACCATGGAGCTGGCCCGTGCCCTCGTTAACAAGAAGGACATTACCGTTGTCACCAATTCTCTTGTTATTGCCAGAGAACTTGCTTATGCCCCCGGGGTCACCGTAGAAGTCGTGGGGGGAGTTCTGCGCAAGGCGGAGCTCTCCCTCGTGGGCCCCACGGCAAAGCAATTTATTGAGCGTATCCGGGTGGACTGGACCTTCCTTGCGGCTGCCGGGGTAACCGTGGATCACGGTCCCGCGGTCTCCAACAATCTTGAGGCGGAGATCAAGACCTTGATGGCGGAAGCTGCCGCCCAGACAGTGCTTCTCGTCGATTCCAGCAAACTGGGTAAACCGGCTATGGTATCTTATCTGCCCTTAGAGAAGCTGGACATGATCATCACCGATAGCAAGGCTAACCGAGAGGTACTCACTGCTTTTCAAGAGAAAGGAGTAAAGGTGCTACAAGGAAATCCAGTTTCCTGA
- a CDS encoding TIM barrel protein, with the protein MVLEKNKVSLVHFMAYPGPGATKSVQRGEARERYLLDTLAEVAKDPYFGAIEITRIKNRETRRKAVELLKEHNMEIIFSAQPIQLYNEDHLIAETDISSIDEVQRKQAVERILMFIDEAYEMEATKFGLISGQDPGTESGLRMRQRAIEALIRSLDEICTYAKKRAEELGREPLVIALETFDRLPDRNCKNQLIGPSDDALVVAERVRDVYGHDNFGLLYDLSHMPMLKNVSFEAETPNVLKSLAKYLVHVHIGTCVLDPADPLYGDTHPGFDYPGSAVTEDMLAEFVKALHEIDYTGGVGFEFQPVGSQISQSLVDVAKSWYDKARNRIDVNYALGSYYFQTRRYFTEDVFEAVTRARMTRSGIIDEAAQARERRSQILQNGKLVILAADHPARNVTSVGDDPTRMGDRLDYLGRIVRVMGTSHIDGIMATTDIIEDLLIIDYLRKEKGLPGFLDNKVLIGSMNRSGLAGVKYEMEDRMTSFTPERMKELNMEGAKVLFRLETGQYSRYSIQTMDYCAKAITQCRAYGLPVFLEPLPVEPTDTGYRVINDPDAMIKMIGIASAMGDSSRDLWLKIPYVPEFYRVAQATTLPILLLGGPSSGDPTQMLQDFERGIGEGNNVVGAMVGRNVLYPGKDDPRAVANAVYRICHEEMRTEEAVALIRQERGQNMDELLPLLA; encoded by the coding sequence ATGGTATTAGAGAAGAACAAAGTCAGTCTGGTACACTTCATGGCTTATCCCGGTCCAGGCGCAACCAAGTCGGTGCAAAGGGGCGAAGCCCGGGAACGTTACCTATTGGATACCCTCGCAGAGGTCGCCAAAGATCCCTATTTCGGAGCCATTGAGATTACGCGGATCAAGAACCGTGAGACGCGGCGTAAGGCGGTAGAGTTACTCAAAGAGCATAATATGGAGATTATCTTCTCCGCTCAGCCGATTCAGCTTTACAACGAGGATCATCTCATCGCCGAGACCGACATCAGTTCCATTGATGAGGTCCAGCGCAAGCAGGCGGTGGAGCGTATTCTCATGTTCATCGACGAAGCCTATGAGATGGAGGCAACCAAATTCGGTCTGATCAGTGGTCAGGACCCGGGTACAGAGTCGGGGCTTAGAATGCGGCAGCGGGCCATCGAGGCATTGATCCGGTCCCTTGACGAGATCTGTACTTACGCGAAAAAGCGGGCCGAGGAGTTGGGCAGGGAGCCTTTGGTTATCGCCCTGGAGACCTTCGATCGACTGCCGGATCGGAACTGCAAGAATCAGCTCATTGGTCCCTCGGACGATGCGTTGGTGGTGGCCGAGCGGGTCCGGGATGTCTATGGCCATGACAATTTCGGCCTGCTGTATGATCTGAGCCACATGCCCATGCTGAAAAACGTGTCCTTTGAGGCGGAGACCCCCAATGTGTTGAAGAGTTTGGCGAAGTACCTGGTCCATGTGCACATTGGCACCTGTGTCTTGGATCCCGCAGATCCCCTGTACGGTGATACCCACCCCGGTTTCGACTATCCCGGCAGTGCCGTCACCGAAGACATGCTGGCGGAGTTTGTGAAGGCGCTCCACGAGATCGACTACACCGGTGGTGTGGGCTTTGAGTTTCAGCCGGTGGGTAGCCAAATTAGCCAGTCCCTGGTGGACGTGGCTAAGTCCTGGTACGACAAGGCCCGCAACCGGATCGACGTGAATTACGCCCTGGGTTCCTACTACTTCCAGACCAGGCGCTACTTCACCGAAGACGTCTTTGAAGCCGTCACCCGCGCCCGGATGACCCGTTCGGGTATCATTGACGAGGCGGCCCAGGCCAGGGAACGGCGCTCACAGATCCTCCAAAACGGCAAACTGGTCATTTTGGCCGCGGACCATCCGGCACGGAATGTGACCAGTGTTGGTGATGATCCGACACGGATGGGGGATCGGCTGGATTACCTGGGTCGGATCGTGCGGGTTATGGGGACTTCTCATATCGACGGGATTATGGCGACCACGGATATCATTGAGGATCTGTTGATCATCGATTACCTGCGGAAAGAAAAAGGATTGCCTGGATTCCTAGACAACAAGGTGCTTATCGGTTCCATGAACCGATCCGGCCTGGCCGGGGTCAAGTATGAGATGGAGGATCGGATGACCTCCTTTACCCCGGAGCGGATGAAGGAACTGAATATGGAAGGGGCCAAGGTCCTGTTCCGTCTTGAGACCGGCCAGTATTCCCGTTATTCTATTCAGACCATGGACTACTGCGCCAAGGCGATCACCCAGTGTCGGGCCTATGGTTTACCCGTGTTCCTGGAGCCCTTGCCAGTGGAACCCACTGATACAGGGTACCGGGTGATCAACGATCCCGATGCCATGATCAAGATGATTGGTATCGCCTCGGCCATGGGAGACTCCTCCCGGGATCTATGGCTGAAGATCCCCTATGTACCGGAGTTCTACCGGGTAGCCCAGGCCACCACTCTGCCGATCTTACTGTTAGGTGGACCTTCCAGTGGTGATCCGACCCAGATGTTGCAGGACTTCGAACGGGGTATTGGGGAAGGGAATAATGTGGTTGGCGCAATGGTGGGCCGCAACGTGCTATATCCCGGCAAGGATGATCCCCGGGCCGTGGCCAATGCGGTTTACCGGATCTGTCATGAGGAAATGCGGACCGAGGAAGCCGTGGCCCTAATCCGGCAGGAGCGGGGCCAGAATATGGATGAGTTACTGCCGTTGTTGGCATAA
- a CDS encoding pyridoxal phosphate-dependent aminotransferase has translation MRKASRLQLLGTETAFEVLAEVKRLEAQGRDIISFAIGEPDFATPQNIKDAGCQAIQEDHTHYSPSAGLMELREAIAEYVSATRKISVSPEEVVVTPGAKPIIFHGILACVDPGDEVIYPNPGFPIYESVIRFVGGVPVPLPLREERDFRFDIAELQSLVTPRTKMIIINSPHNPTGGILGPKELEAVAELALTHDLWVLSDEIYSRLVFEGEFLSITAIPEMKERTIILDGFSKTYAMTGWRLGYGVMNRSLAQDVARLVTNCESCTATFTQVAGIEALRGPQDGAEAMREEFLRRRNLIVKLLNEIDGISCRMPQGAFYVFPNVTEACRKLGLKDAREFQRKALYEANVAVLSRTSFGSKGGWETQEYVRLSYATSMEQIKAGIERLRKFVEG, from the coding sequence ATGCGCAAAGCAAGCCGGCTACAATTGCTAGGGACCGAAACCGCTTTCGAAGTCCTAGCAGAAGTAAAACGACTGGAAGCTCAAGGTAGGGATATTATCAGTTTTGCCATCGGAGAGCCAGACTTTGCCACACCCCAGAATATTAAGGACGCCGGGTGTCAGGCCATCCAGGAGGACCACACCCACTACAGTCCTTCCGCAGGTTTGATGGAACTACGGGAAGCTATCGCAGAGTATGTCTCGGCGACGCGGAAGATTTCCGTAAGCCCTGAGGAAGTGGTGGTCACTCCCGGGGCGAAGCCGATCATTTTCCACGGGATTCTGGCCTGTGTGGATCCGGGGGATGAGGTCATCTATCCTAATCCCGGTTTTCCCATCTACGAATCGGTGATCCGGTTTGTGGGCGGGGTACCGGTACCACTGCCACTGCGGGAGGAGCGGGATTTTCGTTTTGATATCGCCGAGTTGCAGTCCTTGGTTACGCCAAGAACCAAGATGATCATCATCAATTCCCCGCACAATCCCACCGGCGGGATCCTGGGACCGAAGGAACTGGAGGCGGTGGCGGAACTGGCCCTGACCCATGATTTGTGGGTGCTCAGCGACGAGATCTACTCCCGCTTGGTCTTTGAGGGGGAATTCCTCAGCATTACGGCCATACCGGAGATGAAGGAACGCACGATTATCCTTGACGGTTTTTCCAAGACCTATGCCATGACGGGTTGGCGGTTGGGCTATGGTGTCATGAACCGTAGCCTAGCGCAGGATGTGGCCCGTTTGGTGACTAACTGTGAATCTTGTACTGCCACCTTCACGCAGGTTGCCGGCATCGAGGCCCTCCGGGGACCCCAAGACGGAGCCGAGGCGATGCGCGAGGAGTTTTTGCGGCGTCGGAACCTCATCGTCAAACTGCTGAATGAGATTGACGGCATCAGCTGTCGGATGCCCCAAGGAGCTTTCTACGTGTTTCCCAATGTGACGGAAGCATGTCGGAAGTTAGGCTTGAAGGATGCCAGGGAGTTTCAACGCAAGGCCCTTTACGAGGCCAACGTGGCTGTGTTGTCAAGAACTTCCTTTGGAAGTAAGGGCGGTTGGGAAACCCAAGAGTATGTGCGGCTTTCCTATGCCACCAGTATGGAGCAGATCAAAGCAGGTATTGAGCGTTTGCGTAAATTCGTAGAGGGATAG
- a CDS encoding DUF421 domain-containing protein — MGEVARLVLRTILLYFTVLTVIRVMGKREIGELSPFDLVIAIMIAELAVFPLASIDTPLAQGLVPMAVLLILQVGLAFLCLKSPQVRKLLSGVPSIMIRNGRIVESELRRQRYAVDELLLQLREKGYTNPQDVEFAILEASGNLSVVPKASKRPVTPEDLGLSVEYDGLSYPLIIDGQVIDENLAEIKLDRSWLMEQLAGRGINSPKDVFFALIDTRGELFVQPYDDAPLEDRPPTI, encoded by the coding sequence ATGGGAGAGGTTGCTAGGCTAGTACTCCGTACGATCCTTCTATACTTTACTGTGCTTACCGTGATCCGCGTCATGGGAAAGCGGGAGATTGGGGAATTGTCTCCCTTTGACCTGGTGATTGCCATCATGATCGCCGAACTGGCGGTCTTTCCCTTGGCCAGTATCGATACACCCCTCGCCCAGGGGCTTGTGCCCATGGCGGTCTTGCTGATTCTGCAAGTGGGATTGGCCTTCTTGTGCCTGAAAAGCCCCCAGGTAAGAAAGCTTTTGTCCGGCGTGCCCTCTATCATGATTCGAAACGGTCGGATTGTGGAAAGCGAACTGAGACGTCAACGGTACGCGGTTGACGAACTACTCCTGCAATTGCGGGAGAAGGGCTACACTAATCCCCAGGATGTGGAATTTGCCATCCTGGAGGCCTCCGGTAACCTCAGTGTGGTCCCCAAGGCCAGCAAGCGGCCAGTGACACCGGAAGACTTGGGGCTTTCGGTGGAGTATGATGGCCTGTCCTATCCCCTGATCATCGACGGGCAGGTGATCGACGAGAACTTGGCAGAAATCAAACTAGACAGAAGTTGGTTGATGGAACAACTGGCTGGCCGCGGTATCAATAGTCCGAAGGACGTCTTCTTTGCCCTTATCGATACCAGAGGAGAACTCTTCGTTCAACCCTACGACGACGCTCCCCTAGAGGATCGGCCACCTACCATTTAG